The following coding sequences lie in one Lolium perenne isolate Kyuss_39 chromosome 2, Kyuss_2.0, whole genome shotgun sequence genomic window:
- the LOC127328252 gene encoding increased DNA methylation 1-like, whose amino-acid sequence MAIEEYIGFMSRGGRGPGGDELRREAKERLLSSGWTFHMKRKYDGRQELRYMAPHGASYISLIVACKKYQQFSFSSTSHPPKSRNRSGKGAAASPAKPSGKKRGRAGSGGGKEADAGGSDEECSTATGPPSAPRTKKRRRVSALYAGPGPQECGLCSRTGPMILRGPIFCLFQSLQIFNPAKVILLGPRILPARPWLYAGDALRKSAAAKKKNASAASRVLQPRPKDGDKNQVVAGAAALVPSSCQPSRARTILTVLMEKNILRPTAKLSYRRTTRGPAVKQGTVTGDGHIRCLCGCGRAFTVAEFAAHAGGKATTERASAHLFVGDRRSLSQCLVQLMRADGRKNRGSPTPSPGARVKRKCTTVQEDGDCVCSVCADGGEMLLCDCCPSAFHHGCVGLDATPQGEWFCPPCRCAICGSGEFEPAPDEFTDKTVICCDQCEREYHVSCIRSRGDQLECCPQGPWLCSQKCSNIFQRLQGLVGRSIPTSVEGLSFTLFRSSQLPEEEAMAAEEHGKLRMAFDVLHECFVTLIEPQTQSDLSHDIVFNRESWLRRLNFRGFYVVGIEKDGELITVGTLRVYGDKVAELPLVGTRFAHRRQGMCHLLMNNLEKLLSELGVERLVLPAVPELLQTWTESFGFQVMSQSDKLEIAEHTILCFQGTTMCHKFINKAVAPRR is encoded by the exons ATGGCCATCGAGGAGTACATCGGGTTCATGTCGCGCGGCGGCCGGGGCCCCGGAGGCGACGAGCTGCGGCGGGAGGCAAAGGAGCGCCTCCTGTCGTCCGGGTGGACCTTCCACATGAAGCGCAAGTACGACGGCCGCCAGGAGCTCCGCTACATGGCGCCGCACGGCGCGTCCTACATCTCCCTCATCGTCGCCTGCAAGAAGTACCAGCAGTTCAGCTTCAGCAGCACGAGCCACCCGCCGAAATCAAGAAATCGTTCCGGCAAGGGcgccgcggcttctccggcgaaacCTTCCGGGAAGAAAAGGGGCAGGGCGGGGAGTGGAGGGGGCAAGGAGGCCGacgccggcggcagcgacgagGAGTGTTCTACAGCAACTGGCCCGCCGTCCGCCCCGAggaccaagaagaggaggagggtgtCCGCGCTCTACGCAGGCCCGGGCCCACAGGAGTGCGGCCTGTGCAGCCGCACAGGGCCCATGATTTTGAGGGGCCCTATATTTTG CCTGTTTCAATCACTTCAAATCTTCAATCCTGCTAAAGTGATTCTGCTAG GGCCCCGAATTTTACCCGCCCGGCCCTGGCTCTACGCCGGCGACGCGCTCAGGAAATCCGCCGCGGCCAAGAAGAAGAACGCGTCGGCGGCGTCGCGCGTGCTGCAGCCGAGGCCGAAAGACGGCGACAAGAACCAGGTGGTGGCGGGGGCGGCTGCGCTGGTGCCATCGTCATGCCAGCCGAGCCGCGCGAGGACGATCCTCACGGTGCTCATGGAGAAGAACATCCTGCGGCCGACGGCCAAGCTGTCCTACAGGCGCACGACGCGCGGGCCTGCGGTCAAGCAGGGCACGGTCACCGGCGACGGGCACATCCGGTGCCTGTGCGGCTGCGGCCGAGCCTTCACCGTGGCGGAGTTCGCTGCGCACGCCGGCGGCAAGGCCACCACCGAGCGGGCGTCAGCTCACTTATTCGTCGGCGACCGCAGGTCTCTGTCGCAGTGCCTGGTCCAGCTCATGCGCGCCGACGGCAGGAAGAACAGAGGATCGCCGACGCCGTCGCCGGGCGCGAGGGTGAAGCGGAAATGCACGACTGTGCAGGAGGACGGCGACTGCGTGTGCTCcgtctgtgccgacggcggcGAGATGCTGCTCTGCGACTGCTGCCCGTCGGCGTTCCATCACGGCTGCGTCGGCCTGGATGCCACCCCGCAGGGGGAATGGTTCTGCCCGCCCTGCAGGTGCGCCATTTGCGGCTCTGGCGAGTTCGAGCCTGCCCCCGACGAGTTCACCGACAAGACAGTGATCTGCTGCGACCAGTGCGAACGAGAGT ATCACGTCAGCTGCATCAGGAGCAGAGGTGATCAGCTCGAATGCTGCCCACAAGGGCCATGGCTCTGCAGCCAGAAATGTTCAAACATATTCCAGCGTCTGCAAGGGCTCGTTGGCAGATCGATCCCTACCTCAGTGGAGGGCTTGTCGTTCACACTCTTCAGATCATCCCAGCTCcccgaggaggaggccatggcCGCCGAAGAGCACGGGAAGCTGCGTATGGCGTTTGACGTGCTCCACGAGTGCTTCGTCACCCTCATCGAGCCGCAGACGCAGAGCGACCTCAGCCACGACATCGTCTTCAACAGAGA ATCATGGCTGAGACGGCTGAATTTCCGGGGATTCTACGTGGTGGGCATCGAGAAAGACGGCGAGCTGATAACTGTCGGCACTCTCAG AGTGTATGGCGACAAGGTTGCAGAGCTGCCGCTTGTTGGGACCCGGTTCGCGCATCGCCGGCAAGGAATGTGCCACCTTCTGATGAACAATCTCGAGAAG TTGCTTTCTGAGTTGGGGGTGGAGAGGCTTGTGCTGCCTGCAGTGCCTGAGCTTCTGCAGACGTGGACGGAATCCTTTGGCTTTCAAGTGATGAGCCAGTCTGACAAGCTGGAGATTGCAGAGCACACCATCCTGTGCTTTCAAGGAACCACAATGTGCCATAAGTTCATCAACAAGGCGGTGGCCCCACGAAGATGA